In the genome of Bacillus sp. S3, one region contains:
- a CDS encoding peptidylprolyl isomerase yields the protein MKKNLKILFSLLTIVLVLAACGTAGTKKEESQSKKDTAAPKTEQKEGDQEVANAVYPQLSTEVTENEKLVEMETSMGNIKIKLFPEYAPKAVENFVKHSEEGYYNGLIFHRVIKDFMIQGGDPSGNGTGGESIWGKPFEDEFSKNLFNLRGALSMANSGANTNGSQFFIVQSTALDPAMKAKMEEAGYPEEIIQSYDENGGTPWLDHRHTVFGQVVEGMDIVDKIAETQVGAQDKPETDITIKKITVLK from the coding sequence ATGAAAAAGAATTTGAAAATACTATTTAGCTTATTGACGATTGTTCTAGTATTGGCAGCATGCGGAACCGCCGGCACGAAGAAAGAGGAAAGCCAATCAAAAAAGGACACTGCTGCGCCAAAAACAGAGCAGAAGGAAGGAGATCAAGAAGTGGCAAATGCTGTTTATCCACAGCTTTCAACAGAAGTAACAGAAAATGAAAAATTAGTTGAAATGGAAACATCAATGGGAAACATCAAGATTAAATTATTCCCTGAATATGCACCAAAAGCAGTTGAAAACTTTGTGAAGCATAGCGAAGAAGGATATTATAATGGACTGATTTTTCACCGTGTCATCAAGGACTTCATGATTCAGGGCGGAGATCCGAGCGGTAACGGTACCGGCGGCGAAAGCATTTGGGGAAAACCGTTTGAAGACGAATTTTCAAAAAATCTTTTTAATCTTCGCGGTGCCCTTTCGATGGCCAATTCAGGTGCAAATACGAATGGAAGTCAATTTTTTATTGTTCAAAGTACAGCCCTTGATCCAGCGATGAAGGCGAAAATGGAAGAGGCTGGCTATCCGGAGGAAATCATTCAATCCTATGATGAAAATGGCGGTACACCATGGCTGGATCACCGGCACACCGTTTTTGGACAAGTAGTCGAAGGTATGGATATTGTCGATAAAATTGCTGAAACACAAGTTGGTGCCCAGGACAAGCCTGAAACAGATATTACGATTAAAAAGATTACCGTTTTAAAATAA
- a CDS encoding kinase-associated lipoprotein B, with translation MAELQVGDVVTAIYKTGKYIGEITEIRPQHYLVRVLAVLKHPMQGDLHSPKDADVLIFHERRALSFREQANIPKQMVKHFEDEVPEYQVSLKEAMAKMKTELAETQTKWAEMSLKALETLEKDYKF, from the coding sequence GTGGCAGAATTGCAGGTTGGGGATGTCGTAACGGCGATTTATAAAACCGGAAAATATATCGGGGAAATAACAGAGATCCGTCCGCAGCATTATTTAGTCAGAGTGCTGGCGGTCTTGAAACACCCGATGCAAGGAGATCTACACAGTCCAAAGGATGCGGATGTATTAATTTTTCATGAAAGACGGGCACTCAGCTTCCGGGAACAGGCTAATATCCCAAAACAAATGGTAAAGCACTTTGAAGATGAAGTCCCTGAGTATCAGGTGTCATTAAAAGAGGCTATGGCCAAAATGAAAACAGAACTGGCGGAGACCCAAACAAAATGGGCTGAAATGAGCTTAAAAGCACTGGAAACATTGGAGAAGGATTATAAATTTTAG
- the kapD gene encoding 3'-5' exonuclease KapD encodes MRTRRQYLFIDFEFTMPERNVRMKDFFAEIIEVGIVAVADDQVTEQFSSYVTPLKFPKLSERCKSFLHISQQQVDKGLSIYELVKKLAEFNKEHYDTTIVTWGNMDMKVLRHNCLMAGVDFPFNGTELDLSMEYKRFFGDQNQTGLWKAVQEYGKEGTGRHHRALDDAMTTYNIFKLVEKDKRYLEKPKPTTIGDRVDFSKLLNEFA; translated from the coding sequence ATGAGAACAAGGCGGCAATATTTATTTATTGATTTTGAGTTCACAATGCCTGAACGAAATGTCCGGATGAAGGATTTTTTCGCGGAAATTATCGAGGTTGGTATTGTGGCTGTAGCGGACGATCAGGTTACAGAGCAATTCTCATCCTATGTTACTCCATTAAAGTTCCCGAAATTATCAGAACGCTGTAAATCATTCCTACATATTTCACAGCAGCAGGTTGACAAGGGGCTATCAATTTATGAACTTGTAAAAAAATTGGCGGAGTTCAATAAAGAACATTATGACACGACCATTGTTACATGGGGAAATATGGACATGAAGGTGCTGCGGCATAATTGTTTAATGGCAGGGGTGGATTTTCCTTTTAATGGTACTGAATTAGATTTATCGATGGAATATAAACGGTTCTTTGGGGATCAAAATCAAACGGGTCTATGGAAAGCTGTACAAGAATATGGCAAAGAAGGCACTGGCAGACATCATCGGGCACTTGATGATGCCATGACAACGTATAATATATTTAAACTTGTGGAAAAGGATAAACGCTATTTGGAAAAGCCGAAACCAACGACGATTGGGGATCGGGTTGATTTTTCAAAGCTGTTAAATGAATTTGCATAA
- a CDS encoding hotdog fold thioesterase — protein MIKDTLIEALGIEITLLEEGKVVATMPVDERTKQPFGLLHGGASVALAETVASVGAYELVDKQTEGVAGLEINANHVRPKTEGIVTAVGTVLHQGKSTMVWDIKITDEEDRLICVSRCTMAVIKLKK, from the coding sequence ATGATCAAAGATACATTAATTGAAGCACTGGGGATTGAGATTACTCTTTTAGAAGAAGGGAAGGTCGTTGCGACCATGCCGGTTGATGAGCGGACGAAACAACCGTTTGGCTTACTGCACGGAGGTGCCTCCGTTGCCTTGGCGGAGACAGTTGCGAGTGTCGGTGCCTATGAACTAGTGGACAAGCAAACAGAAGGTGTCGCGGGTTTAGAAATAAATGCGAACCATGTTCGTCCAAAAACGGAAGGGATTGTCACAGCTGTGGGAACTGTGCTGCATCAAGGTAAATCAACAATGGTTTGGGATATCAAAATAACCGATGAAGAAGACCGGCTGATTTGTGTATCACGGTGTACAATGGCGGTTATTAAACTGAAAAAATAA
- a CDS encoding leucyl aminopeptidase, which produces MFHVKKQWELTTQHEGLIIGLLDKPEKFSGTLAALDEKFDGQLTELVKSGDLSAKVKRINKVHSFGKIGAKRIWVVGLGKEKELTFDKLREAFGQLFKEVKTGKLEETAIYLDSFITEELDGLDAAHAMSEAFALSTYQFEGYRQKSNEPEKKLENVTVYSEAFEEEDVQASLAVGFAFGKGTNSARTLVNIPGNMLTATEMAAYATTLAAKYDFEVEILDKAEIEKLGMGAFLAVNQGSVQPPKMIVLKYQGKDEWKDVIGLVGKGITFDTGGYSIKTKAGIVGMKTDMGGAAAVLGAMEIIGEIRPEQNVVAVIPSTDNMISGGAFKPDDVITSMSGKTIEVLNTDAEGRLVLADAVTYAKHHGADYLVDVATLTGGVITALGLHTTGAMTNHETLYEQVLEASVEAGEQMWLLPLFETEKERVRNSKVADLNNSPGSEGHALVAGAFIGEFAEGTPWVHLDIAGTATTKKAHDLGPAGATGVMTRTLALFVERFEPIEKK; this is translated from the coding sequence GTGTTTCATGTAAAAAAGCAATGGGAGTTAACTACCCAGCATGAGGGCTTAATCATCGGACTTTTGGATAAGCCGGAGAAATTTTCAGGGACATTGGCGGCACTGGATGAAAAGTTTGATGGACAACTGACAGAGCTGGTAAAGTCGGGTGACTTATCAGCAAAGGTAAAAAGGATCAATAAAGTACATAGCTTTGGAAAAATTGGAGCAAAACGAATATGGGTTGTTGGACTGGGCAAGGAAAAAGAATTAACCTTTGATAAATTAAGAGAAGCATTTGGCCAGCTTTTTAAGGAAGTTAAGACTGGCAAGCTTGAAGAAACAGCTATTTATTTAGACTCGTTCATTACGGAGGAATTAGACGGCCTAGACGCAGCACATGCTATGAGTGAAGCATTCGCGCTTTCGACCTATCAATTTGAGGGCTATCGGCAAAAGTCCAATGAGCCGGAGAAAAAACTTGAGAATGTAACCGTCTATAGTGAGGCCTTTGAGGAAGAAGATGTTCAAGCATCGCTGGCAGTGGGCTTTGCATTTGGGAAGGGGACAAATTCGGCACGAACGCTTGTGAATATCCCAGGGAACATGCTAACGGCAACTGAAATGGCTGCCTATGCAACAACACTTGCGGCAAAATATGATTTTGAAGTAGAAATACTTGATAAAGCGGAAATTGAAAAGCTCGGAATGGGGGCTTTCCTTGCAGTAAATCAAGGATCTGTCCAGCCGCCAAAAATGATTGTCCTGAAATATCAAGGAAAAGATGAATGGAAGGATGTCATCGGCTTAGTGGGAAAAGGAATTACCTTTGATACCGGAGGCTATTCGATTAAAACAAAGGCCGGCATCGTTGGCATGAAAACGGACATGGGAGGAGCAGCTGCGGTTCTCGGCGCCATGGAAATCATCGGTGAAATCAGGCCTGAGCAAAATGTAGTCGCGGTCATCCCATCTACAGACAATATGATCAGCGGCGGCGCCTTTAAGCCGGATGACGTGATTACGTCCATGAGCGGAAAAACAATCGAGGTATTAAACACCGACGCAGAAGGCCGTCTTGTTCTTGCTGATGCCGTTACCTATGCGAAGCATCACGGGGCAGATTATTTAGTCGACGTTGCGACCTTAACCGGCGGGGTGATCACGGCACTGGGCCTACATACGACGGGTGCTATGACGAATCATGAAACTTTATATGAACAAGTCCTTGAAGCATCGGTTGAAGCCGGAGAGCAAATGTGGCTCTTACCGTTATTTGAAACGGAAAAAGAGCGTGTTCGAAACAGTAAAGTCGCTGATTTGAACAATTCACCGGGCAGTGAGGGCCATGCCCTTGTCGCCGGAGCCTTTATCGGTGAATTTGCTGAGGGCACCCCATGGGTTCATTTAGATATTGCCGGCACAGCCACCACAAAGAAAGCCCATGATCTCGGCCCAGCAGGTGCGACAGGGGTCATGACCCGTACACTGGCATTGTTCGTAGAACGATTTGAGCCAATTGAAAAGAAATAA
- a CDS encoding DUF309 domain-containing protein produces the protein MLNDYPIEYYEFFVSFNEGDYYTCHDLLEEMWMTEKDNLFLKGLLQMSVAIYHYEYGNVKGARVMMETAHDYLHAYRPKFWGLDLEKVYPFIEECLTIFPKNIDRIPFVRVGDLPRLPRLLLYLEDN, from the coding sequence TTGCTAAATGATTACCCAATCGAATACTATGAGTTTTTTGTTTCGTTTAATGAAGGGGATTATTACACTTGCCACGACTTGCTTGAAGAAATGTGGATGACGGAAAAAGATAATTTATTTTTAAAGGGATTATTGCAAATGAGTGTGGCCATATACCACTATGAGTACGGTAATGTCAAGGGTGCACGCGTGATGATGGAAACGGCTCATGACTATTTGCATGCCTACCGACCTAAATTCTGGGGACTGGATTTGGAGAAGGTTTATCCTTTTATCGAAGAATGTCTGACCATTTTCCCAAAAAATATCGACCGGATTCCGTTTGTAAGGGTTGGGGATCTGCCAAGGCTTCCCCGCCTCCTGCTGTATTTGGAAGATAATTAG
- a CDS encoding 3D domain-containing protein: MNKMKNWIKRIAMTCLFFMALGATFQSISGVNAKTLIFQFASKISSSESVSGTTPPLLEEAFDWSKYPKHTVTATGYTAGFESTGKRQGHPEYGITYSGVKVKRDLFSTIAADLTVFPIGTVLFIPGYGYGVVADKGGAIKGNELDLYYETVEDVYKHWGKKQVDVYVVQNGNGKITEDQLQALNEDKTLQVFRQQYISSEKR; the protein is encoded by the coding sequence ATGAATAAAATGAAAAATTGGATAAAGCGCATTGCCATGACCTGCCTATTCTTTATGGCGTTAGGAGCAACCTTCCAATCCATATCCGGCGTAAATGCAAAAACGCTGATTTTCCAATTTGCTTCAAAAATCTCATCGAGTGAATCCGTTTCAGGGACAACACCGCCGTTGCTAGAGGAGGCATTTGATTGGTCAAAGTACCCTAAGCATACGGTTACAGCCACTGGCTACACTGCTGGTTTTGAATCAACAGGAAAAAGGCAGGGCCATCCTGAATATGGGATCACCTACTCTGGTGTAAAGGTGAAACGTGATTTATTTTCTACTATCGCAGCTGACTTAACTGTTTTTCCAATTGGCACCGTCCTCTTTATTCCAGGTTATGGATACGGGGTTGTGGCTGATAAGGGAGGCGCGATCAAGGGTAACGAACTGGATCTTTATTATGAAACTGTTGAAGATGTTTATAAGCACTGGGGCAAAAAGCAGGTTGATGTCTACGTGGTTCAAAATGGGAATGGAAAGATTACAGAGGATCAATTGCAGGCATTAAACGAGGATAAAACCCTGCAGGTATTCCGCCAGCAGTATATTAGTTCTGAAAAAAGGTGA
- a CDS encoding YuiB family protein — translation MQMSIVVLIISIVLFFVLFFGIGFILNMLLRMSWVMAIVYPIVAIFIVDKVSFSEYFTNSKAAFLDLGERFSSLATADILILISGLAGAIAAGFTIKLLRKNGYQMF, via the coding sequence GTGCAAATGAGCATCGTTGTCTTAATCATATCCATCGTGTTATTTTTTGTCTTATTTTTTGGAATTGGATTTATCTTGAATATGCTGCTAAGAATGTCATGGGTTATGGCGATCGTGTACCCTATTGTTGCCATTTTTATTGTAGATAAAGTGAGTTTTAGCGAATATTTTACAAATAGTAAAGCGGCTTTTCTTGACCTTGGGGAAAGATTCAGTTCGTTGGCAACAGCAGATATTCTCATTTTAATCAGCGGCCTGGCAGGGGCAATCGCCGCCGGCTTTACGATTAAACTGTTACGGAAAAATGGATACCAAATGTTTTAA
- a CDS encoding YuiA family protein translates to MTGKSMESKNCDYCSGNGYFQLVLGGSETCSCCCGTGKKKE, encoded by the coding sequence ATGACGGGTAAGAGCATGGAGTCAAAAAACTGCGATTATTGTTCCGGAAATGGATATTTTCAATTGGTGCTTGGAGGCTCGGAAACTTGTTCCTGCTGCTGCGGTACAGGGAAGAAAAAGGAATAG
- a CDS encoding NUDIX domain-containing protein, whose amino-acid sequence MSNREKRGKVWLAVSGLVKSSEGNWLVVKKRYGGLKGQWSLPAGFVEEGETADEAVIREVMEETGINCTVKGLIGLRTGVIKEEISDNMLLFLLEPLGEQQVIHQEYELYDACFMSPEELIREKDASILLHYLLNESATPIKPGIDGVNPGNQFGYTAYKLYL is encoded by the coding sequence ATGAGCAATCGTGAAAAACGAGGCAAGGTGTGGTTAGCTGTTTCCGGATTGGTGAAGTCAAGTGAGGGAAATTGGCTGGTAGTGAAGAAAAGATATGGCGGGCTGAAGGGGCAATGGTCTTTGCCGGCTGGATTTGTTGAAGAGGGAGAAACAGCGGATGAAGCCGTTATACGAGAAGTAATGGAGGAAACTGGAATTAATTGTACAGTTAAAGGGCTAATCGGCTTACGAACCGGGGTCATTAAAGAGGAAATCAGTGATAATATGCTCTTGTTTTTATTGGAACCTTTGGGAGAGCAGCAGGTGATCCATCAGGAGTACGAGTTATACGATGCCTGTTTCATGTCGCCGGAGGAGCTGATCCGTGAGAAGGATGCGTCCATCCTCTTACATTATTTGCTTAACGAAAGTGCCACTCCAATTAAACCAGGGATAGATGGGGTTAACCCGGGCAATCAATTCGGTTATACAGCCTATAAATTATATTTGTAA
- a CDS encoding NAD(P)/FAD-dependent oxidoreductase, which translates to MRKPKIVILGAGYGGLLTTVRLQKLIGVNEADIVLVNKNDYHYETTWLHEASAGTLHHDKVRYDISNVIDRSKVDFVQDTVVEINKDEKKVILEKGEVNYDYLVIALGGEPETFGIKGLKEYAFGITNVNSSRQLREHIEYQFATYNMEAEKNDNRLSIVVGGAGFTGIEFLGELTNRIPELCHEYDVDFHKVKITCVEAAPTVLPGFDPELVNYAVSQLERKGVEFLIGTAIKEAKPGSILVGKGDEEPYEIKAETVVWAAGVRGNAIIEKSGFEAMRGRVKVNPDLRAPGFDNVFIIGDSSLMINEEINRPYPPTAQIAMQQGEVVARNIAALIRNKADLESFTFDNKGTVCSLGEDDAIGVVFGKKITGTKASFMKKVVDNRALYMIGGAGLVLKKGKFNVF; encoded by the coding sequence TTGAGAAAGCCTAAAATTGTAATTCTCGGTGCAGGTTACGGCGGACTTCTAACAACAGTTCGTTTGCAAAAGTTAATTGGTGTAAATGAAGCGGATATTGTATTAGTAAATAAAAATGATTACCATTATGAAACGACTTGGTTACATGAAGCATCGGCAGGTACACTGCATCACGACAAAGTACGGTATGATATTAGTAATGTCATTGATCGCAGCAAGGTCGATTTTGTTCAAGATACGGTAGTTGAAATTAATAAAGATGAAAAGAAAGTGATTTTAGAAAAAGGGGAAGTCAATTATGACTACCTTGTAATCGCTCTTGGCGGCGAGCCTGAAACTTTCGGTATTAAAGGGTTAAAAGAGTACGCATTTGGCATTACCAATGTCAATTCTTCCCGTCAATTGCGTGAGCACATTGAATATCAATTTGCCACTTACAATATGGAAGCAGAGAAGAACGATAACCGTCTATCCATCGTTGTCGGCGGTGCTGGATTCACCGGTATTGAATTCCTTGGTGAATTAACAAACCGTATTCCGGAATTATGCCATGAGTACGATGTAGATTTCCATAAAGTAAAAATTACTTGTGTGGAAGCAGCCCCTACCGTATTACCTGGTTTTGACCCGGAACTAGTGAATTATGCTGTTTCACAATTAGAGCGTAAAGGCGTAGAGTTTTTAATTGGTACGGCTATCAAGGAAGCGAAACCTGGTTCGATTCTTGTCGGAAAAGGCGACGAAGAACCATATGAAATTAAGGCTGAAACCGTTGTTTGGGCGGCTGGTGTCCGTGGAAATGCGATTATTGAAAAATCCGGTTTCGAAGCGATGCGCGGCCGCGTAAAGGTAAATCCTGATCTTCGTGCACCTGGATTTGACAATGTGTTCATTATTGGCGACAGTTCATTAATGATTAATGAAGAAATTAATCGCCCATATCCGCCAACAGCTCAAATTGCGATGCAGCAAGGTGAGGTTGTAGCGCGTAATATTGCGGCATTAATCCGTAACAAGGCAGATCTTGAATCCTTTACTTTTGACAATAAAGGAACGGTTTGCTCATTAGGTGAAGATGATGCTATTGGTGTGGTATTTGGTAAGAAGATTACTGGTACAAAGGCATCCTTCATGAAAAAGGTAGTCGACAACCGTGCCCTTTACATGATTGGCGGCGCAGGTCTTGTGTTGAAAAAAGGTAAATTTAACGTTTTCTAA
- a CDS encoding NAD(P)/FAD-dependent oxidoreductase has translation MQENQKVYDITIIGGGPAGLFTAFYGGMRQASVKIIESLPQLGGQLSALYPEKYIYDVAGFPKIRAQELINNLKEQMAKFDPTVALEQSVEKLEKQEDGIFKLTTNKEVHYSKTIIITAGNGAFQPRRLELESAAQYEKKNLYYFIEDLNQFAGQKVVVFGGGDSAVDWALMLEPIAEQVTIVHRRDKFRAHEHSVENLYNSKVDVKTPFVPAELIGDENGIKQVVLETVNGEEKVTIDVDAVICNYGFVSSLGPIKEWGLEIEKNSIVVNSKMETNTPGIYAAGDICTYDGKVKLIACGFGEAPTAVNNAKSYIDPKAKVQPLHSSSMFNK, from the coding sequence GTGCAAGAAAATCAAAAAGTTTATGACATAACGATCATCGGCGGTGGTCCTGCCGGCCTATTTACTGCCTTTTACGGGGGAATGAGACAAGCATCAGTAAAAATCATTGAAAGCTTGCCACAGCTAGGCGGTCAATTGTCAGCCCTATATCCAGAAAAATATATTTATGATGTAGCCGGTTTCCCAAAAATCCGCGCACAAGAATTGATAAATAATCTAAAAGAACAGATGGCTAAGTTCGATCCGACTGTTGCACTTGAGCAATCGGTAGAAAAGTTGGAAAAGCAGGAAGATGGTATATTTAAATTAACGACTAATAAAGAAGTCCACTATTCCAAAACGATTATTATTACTGCGGGAAATGGGGCATTCCAACCGCGGCGCCTAGAGCTTGAAAGTGCAGCACAATATGAAAAGAAAAACCTTTACTATTTTATTGAGGATTTAAACCAGTTTGCCGGTCAAAAGGTAGTTGTATTTGGCGGAGGGGATTCTGCGGTTGACTGGGCATTAATGCTCGAGCCAATTGCTGAACAAGTGACCATTGTTCATCGCCGTGATAAATTCCGTGCCCATGAACATAGCGTCGAAAACTTGTATAATTCTAAAGTCGATGTCAAAACTCCATTTGTTCCTGCAGAATTAATCGGGGATGAAAACGGAATTAAACAGGTTGTACTTGAAACAGTTAATGGCGAGGAAAAAGTCACAATTGATGTCGATGCTGTTATCTGTAACTACGGATTTGTCTCTTCACTTGGCCCGATTAAGGAGTGGGGTCTCGAGATCGAAAAGAATTCCATTGTTGTTAATTCAAAAATGGAAACGAATACACCTGGCATTTATGCTGCCGGCGATATTTGCACATATGATGGTAAAGTGAAATTAATTGCCTGCGGATTTGGCGAAGCACCGACTGCCGTTAACAACGCCAAATCTTATATTGATCCAAAAGCAAAAGTACAGCCATTACACAGTTCTTCCATGTTTAATAAATAA
- the erpA gene encoding iron-sulfur cluster insertion protein ErpA, giving the protein MSKEVVIVSEAASLQIKEMMKHNEEEGAFLRVSVKGGGCSGLSYGMGFDHEVNEDDLQFEQHGIQVLVDKESSAILQGTKIDYKESMMGGGFTIENPNAIASCGCGSSFRTATATGTPEEC; this is encoded by the coding sequence ATGAGTAAAGAAGTTGTAATTGTTTCAGAAGCTGCGTCCCTGCAGATAAAAGAAATGATGAAGCATAATGAAGAAGAAGGTGCTTTTTTACGAGTAAGTGTTAAGGGCGGCGGCTGCAGTGGCCTGTCATATGGCATGGGCTTCGATCATGAGGTAAACGAAGATGACCTTCAGTTCGAGCAGCATGGAATCCAAGTGCTCGTTGATAAAGAAAGTTCCGCCATTTTGCAAGGGACAAAAATTGATTATAAAGAATCGATGATGGGCGGAGGCTTCACGATTGAAAATCCAAACGCCATCGCATCGTGTGGCTGCGGTTCATCCTTCCGTACGGCAACAGCAACCGGAACACCTGAGGAATGCTAG
- a CDS encoding YuzB family protein: MIKPIIEFCISNLANGAQRALEKLQRDPNLDIIEYGCLGYCGKCAMTLYALVNGEVVTGNTPDELVDNIYQYLDENPMF; encoded by the coding sequence TTGATAAAGCCGATCATTGAATTTTGTATTAGTAACCTGGCAAACGGTGCACAAAGGGCACTAGAAAAACTACAAAGAGATCCTAACTTGGATATTATTGAATATGGGTGTCTCGGCTACTGCGGGAAATGTGCAATGACTCTCTATGCACTCGTGAATGGTGAAGTTGTAACAGGAAACACACCCGATGAACTGGTCGATAACATATATCAATACCTGGATGAAAATCCGATGTTTTAA
- a CDS encoding NAD(P)/FAD-dependent oxidoreductase, translating into MKNLVILGGGYGGMKILNELLPNHLPEDVTITLVDRVPYHCLKTEYYALAAGTISDKEVRVAFPEHPRLDVKYGEVIGIDRTNRTINLKGAEPLVYDDLIIGLGCEDKYHGVPGADQFTYSIQSIEKARLTYSVLNNLGPGSVVGIVGAGLSGVELASELSESREDLNIKLFDRGKHILSAFPERLSKYVENWFVRNNVEIINNSNITKVEEKRLYNHDEPIDCDVIVWTAGIQANKIAREMDGEKDRSGRLIVTKHHHLPADEHVFIVGDCASSPHAPSAQLAEGQAEQVVEVLKKRWNGEPLPESFPPIKLKGILGSLGKKQGFGMMADRAITGRVARLIKSGILWMYKFHNG; encoded by the coding sequence ATGAAAAACCTTGTCATTCTTGGTGGCGGATATGGCGGAATGAAGATTTTGAACGAGCTCCTTCCCAACCATTTACCGGAGGACGTAACGATTACATTAGTTGACCGCGTCCCATACCATTGCTTAAAAACGGAATACTACGCATTAGCTGCCGGCACGATTTCTGATAAAGAAGTCCGTGTTGCTTTCCCGGAACATCCTCGTTTGGATGTAAAATACGGAGAAGTGATCGGCATCGATCGGACGAATCGAACAATTAATTTGAAGGGCGCTGAACCTCTTGTATATGATGACCTTATTATTGGACTCGGTTGTGAGGATAAGTATCACGGGGTTCCAGGTGCAGACCAATTTACTTACAGTATCCAAAGCATTGAGAAAGCACGGCTCACCTATTCCGTGCTAAATAATCTTGGCCCTGGTTCAGTTGTCGGGATTGTCGGTGCCGGTTTAAGCGGAGTGGAGCTTGCGAGCGAATTAAGTGAAAGCCGTGAAGACCTAAACATTAAATTATTTGATCGCGGCAAACATATTCTCTCAGCGTTTCCGGAGCGGTTAAGTAAATATGTTGAAAATTGGTTTGTCAGAAATAATGTTGAGATTATTAATAATTCCAATATTACTAAAGTGGAAGAAAAAAGGTTATACAATCATGATGAACCGATTGATTGTGATGTAATCGTTTGGACCGCAGGAATTCAAGCAAATAAAATCGCCCGTGAAATGGATGGGGAAAAGGATCGTTCGGGACGACTGATCGTTACGAAGCATCATCACCTGCCAGCGGATGAACATGTGTTTATCGTCGGAGACTGCGCAAGCTCACCACATGCACCAAGTGCCCAGCTTGCAGAAGGACAAGCGGAACAAGTGGTCGAAGTCTTGAAAAAGCGCTGGAATGGTGAACCATTGCCGGAAAGTTTCCCGCCGATCAAATTAAAAGGCATCCTTGGCTCTCTTGGAAAAAAACAAGGCTTCGGAATGATGGCAGACCGCGCCATTACAGGACGTGTCGCCCGCCTTATAAAGTCTGGAATCCTATGGATGTACAAGTTTCATAATGGATGA
- a CDS encoding YuzD family protein produces the protein MSMNEVEIVLYGAETLCPSCINLPSSKETFEWLEAAIARKFPDQPFKMSYVDIYQPLGDREKVIFAKRVIEEDMFYPVVVIKEKIVGEGNPRLKTIFAELEKYGYKAI, from the coding sequence ATGAGTATGAATGAAGTGGAAATTGTTCTTTACGGGGCAGAAACCTTATGTCCAAGCTGTATAAATCTGCCTTCCTCCAAAGAGACCTTTGAATGGCTGGAAGCAGCTATTGCCAGGAAGTTCCCCGATCAACCGTTTAAAATGAGCTATGTGGATATTTATCAGCCTTTAGGCGACAGAGAAAAAGTGATTTTTGCCAAAAGAGTCATTGAAGAAGATATGTTTTACCCGGTTGTTGTCATAAAGGAAAAGATTGTTGGTGAGGGCAACCCAAGGTTAAAAACGATTTTTGCAGAACTGGAGAAATATGGATATAAAGCGATTTAA